The Hypanus sabinus isolate sHypSab1 chromosome 3, sHypSab1.hap1, whole genome shotgun sequence genome contains a region encoding:
- the dph3 gene encoding DPH3 homolog — protein MSVFHDEVEIEDFEFDEETESYYYPCPCGDKFVISKEDLENGEEVATCPSCSLIIRVIYDKDQFMSGELVETVTTDKLEKLKC, from the exons ATGTCGGTGTTTCACGATGAGGTGGAGATCGAGGATTTCGAGTTCGATGAGGAGACGGAGAGCTATTATTACCCGTGTCCGTGCGGGGACAAGTTCGTCATTAGTAAG GAAGATCTGGAAAATGGAGAAGAAGTTGCAACATGTCCAAGTTGTTCTTTGATTATCAGAGTCATTTATGATAAA GATCAGTTCATGTCTGGAGAATTAGTGGAAACAGTGACCACGGATAAATTGGAGAAATTGAAATGCTGA